The following proteins are co-located in the Leishmania major strain Friedlin complete genome, chromosome 30 genome:
- a CDS encoding putative heat shock 70-related protein 1,mitochondrial precursor: MFARRVCGSAAASAACLARHESQKVQGDVIGVDLGTTYSCVATMDGDKARVLENSEGFRTTPSVVAFKGSEKLVGLAAKRQAITNPQSTFYAVKRLIGRRFEDEHIQKDIKNVPYKIVRAGNGDAWVQDGNGKQYSPSQIGAFVLEKMKETAENFLGHKVSNAVVTCPAYFNDAQRQATKDAGTIAGLNVIRVVNEPTAAALAYGMDKTKDSLIAVYDLGGGTFDISVLEIAGGVFEVKATNGDTHLGGEDFDLALSDYILEEFRKTSGIDLSKERMALQRVREAAEKAKCELSSAMETEVNLPFITANADGAQHIQMHISRSKFEGITQRLIERSIAPCKQCMKDAGVELKEINDVVLVGGMTRMPKVVEEVKKFFQKDPFRGVNPDEAVALGAATLGGVLRGDVKGLVLLDVTPLSLGIETLGGVFTRMIPKNTTIPTKKSQTFSTAADNQTQVGIKVFQGEREMAADNQMMGQFDLVGIPPAPRGVPQVEVTFDIDANGICHVTAKDKATGKTQNITITANGGLSKEQIEQMIRDSEQHAEADRVKRELVEVRNNAETQLTTAERQLGEWKYVSDAEKENVKTLVAELRKAMENPNVAKDDLAAATDKLQKAVMECGRTEYQQAAAANSGSTSNSGEQQQQQSQGEQQQQQQQNSEEKK; this comes from the coding sequence ATGTTTGCTCGTCGTGTGTGcggaagcgctgcggcgtcggctGCGTGCCTGGCGCGCCACGAGTCGCAGAAGGTGCAGGGCGACGTGATTGGCGTGGACCTGGGCACGACGTACAGCTGCGTGGCGACGATGGACGGCGACaaggcgcgcgtgctggagaACTCGGAGGGCTTCCGGACGACGCCGTCTGTTGTGGCGTTCAAGGGCAGCGAGAAGCTTGTGGGGCTtgcggcgaagcggcagGCGATCACGAACCCGCAGTCGACGTTCTATGCTGTGAAGCGGCTGATCGGGCGCCGGTTCGAGGACGAGCACATCCAGAAGGACATCAAGAACGTGCCGTACAAGATCGTGCGCGCGGGGAACGGTGACGCGTGGGTGCAGGACGGGAACGGGAAGCAGTACTCGCCGTCGCAGATCGGCGCGTTCGTGCTGGAGAAGATgaaggagacggcggagAACTTCCTGGGGCACAAGGTGAGCAACGCCGTCGTGACGTGCCCGGCGTACTTCAacgacgcgcagcgccaggcgACGAAGGACGCGGGGACGATCGCGGGCCTGAACGTGATCCGCGTGGTGAACGAgccgactgctgcggcgcttgCGTACGGCATGGACAAGACGAAGGACAGCCTGATCGCGGTGTACGACCTCGGTGGCGGCACGTTCGATATCTCCGTGCTGGAGATCGCTGGCGGCGTGTTCGAGGTGAAGGCGACGAACGGCGACACGCACCTTGGCGGCGAGGACTTTGACCTGGCGCTGTCGGACTACATCCTGGAGGAGTTCCGCAAGACGAGCGGGATCGACCTGAGCAAGGAGcggatggcgctgcagcgcgtgcgcgaggccgcggagaaggcgaagtGCGAGCTGTCGTCTGCGATGGAGACGGAGGTGAACCTGCCGTTCATCACTGCgaacgccgacggcgcgcagcacatccaGATGCACATCAGCCGTAGCAAGTTCGAGGGCATCACGCAGCGGCTGATCGAGCGGTCGATTGCGCCGTGCAAGCAGTGCATGAAGGACGCTGGTGTGGAGCTGAAGGAGATCAACGACGTTGTGCTTGTTGGCGGCATGACGCGCATGccgaaggtggtggaggaggtgaagaagTTCTTCCAGAAGGACCCGTTCCGCGGCGTGAACCCCGACGAGGCTGTGGCGCTTGGTGCCGCGACGCTgggcggcgtgctgcgcggcgacgtGAAGGGgcttgtgctgctggacgTGACGCCTCTGTCGCTGGGCATTGAGACGCTCGGCGGCGTGTTCACGCGCATGATCCCGAAGAACACGACGATCCCGACGAAGAAGAGCCAGACGTTCTCGACTGCGGCGGACAACCAGACGCAGGTGGGGATCAAGGTGTTCCAGGGCGAGCGCGAGATGGCCGCGGACAACCAGATGATGGGTCAGTTCGACTTGGTGGGCATCCCGCCCGCGCCGCGTGGGGTGCCGCAGGTCGAGGTGACGTTCGACATCGACGCGAACGGCATCTGCCACGTGACGGCGAAGGACAAGGCGACGGGCAAGACGCAGAACATCACGATCACGGCGAACGGCGGGCTGTCGAAGGAGCAGATCGAGCAGATGATCCGCGACTCGGAGCAGCACGCGGAGGCCGACCGCGTGAAGCGCGAGCTTGTGGAGGTGCGCAACAACGCGGAGACGCAGCTGACAacggcggagaggcagcTCGGCGAGTGGAAGTACGTGAGCgatgcggagaaggagaacgTGAAGacgctggtggcggagctgcgcaaggcgaTGGAGAACCCGAACGTGGCGAAGGATGACCTTGCGGCTGCGACGGACAAGCTGCAGAAGGCTGTGATGGAGTGCGGCCGCACAGAGTACCAGCAGGCTGCCGCGGCCAActccggcagcaccagcaactccggtgagcagcagcagcagcagagccaaggtgagcagcagcagcagcagcagcagaacagCGAGGAGAAGAAGTAA
- a CDS encoding putative heat shock 70-related protein 1,mitochondrial precursor: MFARRVCGSAAASAACLARHESQKVQGDVIGVDLGTTYSCVATMDGDKARVLENSEGFRTTPSVVAFKGSEKLVGLAAKRQAITNPQSTFYAVKRLIGRRFEDEHIQKDIKNVPYKIVRAGNGDAWVQDGNGKQYSPSQIGAFVLEKMKETAENFLGHKVSNAVVTCPAYFNDAQRQATKDAGTIAGLNVIRVVNEPTAAALAYGMDKTKDSLIAVYDLGGGTFDISVLEIAGGVFEVKATNGDTHLGGEDFDLALSDYILEEFRKTSGIDLSKERMALQRVREAAEKAKCELSSAMETEVNLPFITANADGAQHIQMHISRSKFEGITQRLIERSIAPCKQCMKDAGVELKEINDVVLVGGMTRMPKVVEEVKKFFQKDPFRGVNPDEAVALGAATLGGVLRGDVKGLVLLDVTPLSLGIETLGGVFTRMIPKNTTIPTKKSQTFSTAADNQTQVGIKVFQGEREMAADNQMMGQFDLVGIPPAPRGVPQVEVTFDIDANGICHVTAKDKATGKTQNITITANGGLSKEQIEQMIRDSEQHAEADRVKRELVEVRNNAETQLTTAERQLGEWKYVSDAEKENVKTLVAELRKAMENPNVAKDDLAAATDKLQKAVMECGRTEYQQAAAANSGSTSNSGEQQQQQSQGEQQQQQNSEEKK, translated from the coding sequence ATGTTTGCTCGTCGTGTGTGcggaagcgctgcggcgtcggctGCGTGCCTGGCGCGCCACGAGTCGCAGAAGGTGCAGGGCGACGTGATTGGCGTGGACCTGGGCACGACGTACAGCTGCGTGGCGACGATGGACGGCGACaaggcgcgcgtgctggagaACTCGGAGGGCTTCCGGACGACGCCGTCTGTTGTGGCGTTCAAGGGCAGCGAGAAGCTTGTGGGGCTtgcggcgaagcggcagGCGATCACGAACCCGCAGTCGACGTTCTATGCTGTGAAGCGGCTGATCGGGCGCCGGTTCGAGGACGAGCACATCCAGAAGGACATCAAGAACGTGCCGTACAAGATCGTGCGCGCGGGGAACGGTGACGCGTGGGTGCAGGACGGGAACGGGAAGCAGTACTCGCCGTCGCAGATCGGCGCGTTCGTGCTGGAGAAGATgaaggagacggcggagAACTTCCTGGGGCACAAGGTGAGCAACGCCGTCGTGACGTGCCCGGCGTACTTCAacgacgcgcagcgccaggcgACGAAGGACGCGGGGACGATCGCGGGCCTGAACGTGATCCGCGTGGTGAACGAgccgactgctgcggcgcttgCGTACGGCATGGACAAGACGAAGGACAGCCTGATCGCGGTGTACGACCTCGGTGGCGGCACGTTCGATATCTCCGTGCTGGAGATCGCTGGCGGCGTGTTCGAGGTGAAGGCGACGAACGGCGACACGCACCTTGGCGGCGAGGACTTTGACCTGGCGCTGTCGGACTACATCCTGGAGGAGTTCCGCAAGACGAGCGGGATCGACCTGAGCAAGGAGcggatggcgctgcagcgcgtgcgcgaggccgcggagaaggcgaagtGCGAGCTGTCGTCTGCGATGGAGACGGAGGTGAACCTGCCGTTCATCACTGCgaacgccgacggcgcgcagcacatccaGATGCACATCAGCCGTAGCAAGTTCGAGGGCATCACGCAGCGGCTGATCGAGCGGTCGATTGCGCCGTGCAAGCAGTGCATGAAGGACGCTGGTGTGGAGCTGAAGGAGATCAACGACGTTGTGCTTGTTGGCGGCATGACGCGCATGccgaaggtggtggaggaggtgaagaagTTCTTCCAGAAGGACCCGTTCCGCGGCGTGAACCCCGACGAGGCTGTGGCGCTTGGTGCCGCGACGCTgggcggcgtgctgcgcggcgacgtGAAGGGgcttgtgctgctggacgTGACGCCTCTGTCGCTGGGCATTGAGACGCTCGGCGGCGTGTTCACGCGCATGATCCCGAAGAACACGACGATCCCGACGAAGAAGAGCCAGACGTTCTCGACTGCGGCGGACAACCAGACGCAGGTGGGGATCAAGGTGTTCCAGGGCGAGCGCGAGATGGCCGCGGACAACCAGATGATGGGTCAGTTCGACTTGGTGGGCATCCCGCCCGCGCCGCGTGGGGTGCCGCAGGTCGAGGTGACGTTCGACATCGACGCGAACGGCATCTGCCACGTGACGGCGAAGGACAAGGCGACGGGCAAGACGCAGAACATCACGATCACGGCGAACGGCGGGCTGTCGAAGGAGCAGATCGAGCAGATGATCCGCGACTCGGAGCAGCACGCGGAGGCCGACCGCGTGAAGCGCGAGCTTGTGGAGGTGCGCAACAACGCGGAGACGCAGCTGACAacggcggagaggcagcTCGGCGAGTGGAAGTACGTGAGCgatgcggagaaggagaacgTGAAGacgctggtggcggagctgcgcaaggcgaTGGAGAACCCGAACGTGGCGAAGGATGACCTTGCGGCTGCGACGGACAAGCTGCAGAAGGCTGTGATGGAGTGCGGCCGCACAGAGTACCAGCAGGCTGCCGCGGCCAActccggcagcaccagcaactccggtgagcagcagcagcagcagagccaaggtgagcagcagcagcagcagaacagCGAGGAGAAAAAGTAG
- a CDS encoding AAA family ATPase-like protein, whose product MKSLPAASPETGSPKSEGKQRMSPILAAALSSVPHGDSNVPAGKGRDVAPIMLAMGVDGALGPSECLLATRVMHRLGLQSGHVVHLCTSYGDVYAGVRPMRGSAVAPDKIFVNDDAAAVLVDVSSVAICPVLLPLNGMPTLRSVTLAMVVPENARDADMADAIVPSIASTVEWQALFRRTLHHKIGYVHLRITQRVLTHRIALEVVDLSVACGEGKRSTPAAEPAAAWGMVTDSTEVRLCSSGSAAETSSGAPPCASTPIADVTAEKHQDSGASSFGCLCTLVVGDAGVGKSRWLARHASTAPQAEQQGRMDGPTSSAAATGPTRYIEWIHVDQLPQGEGSEVSTATVLHEVFERARQSAPATVVMDDLHLICAREASSAGSRWAMSLIAHAVAAELLDLQSRCLDVRVVASAPTLASLDACLTGATLFGGSVVSLEMPSGAQERLVCLRTCLSELRRGGAAAGPGVSEDCLLEVAERAHGFTQRDLHRLVETSVVRAFQARQSTEPTEADLRAASAAVHPSSLKRFEVSIPSVTWADIGGSAEAKQTLCDVVDWCLGKHSWVFTEFNLTPPKGVLLYGPPGCSKTMLAKALANESHMNFISVKGPEVFSKWVGDSEKAVRDIFERARAASPCVVFIDELDGMCGHRGRGGVSDRVISQFLTELDGLPAAFEEKKNALVFVAATNRPDNVDGAVLRPGRIDRRVYVGLPTLPERCAITDIQFQHLPVVADLTASYVAERTDGYTGAEVVAVVKEAAFHAITANAHASHVTVADVDAALQKVRPRINAADVEWYKHWPHNKKISTAHM is encoded by the coding sequence ATGAAgtcgctgccggcagcgTCACCAGAGACGGGCTCACCCAAGAGCGAAGGAAAGCAGCGCATGTCGCCGATACTCGCCGCTGCTTTGTCTTCCGTTCCACATGGCGATTCCAACGTGCCTGCGGGGAAGGGCCGTGATGTGGCCCCGATCATGCTTGCCATGGGCGTGGATGGAGCTCTCGGGCCGAGCGAGTGTCTTCTCGCCACCCGCGTAATGCACCGCCTTGGGCTGCAGAGCGGACACGTTGTGCACCTCTGCACAAGCTACGGAGACGTGTACGCGGGAGTGCGACCGATGCGCGGGTCCGCTGTGGCACCAGACAAGATCTTCGTGAACGAtgatgcggctgctgttTTGGTCGACGTTTCGTCTGTCGCAATTTGTCCGGTTCTTCTCCCTCTGAATGGCATGCCGACGTTGCGGTCCGTGACGCTGGCGATGGTGGTCCCCGAAAACGCGCGTGACGCTGACATGGCTGATGCTATCGTGCCGTCGATCGCATCTACAGTGGAGTGGCAGGCGCTGTTCCGCCGGACGCTGCACCACAAGATCGGGTATGTGCACCTACGCATCACCCAACGTGTGTTGACCCATCGCAtcgcgctggaggtggtggactTGAGCGTTGCGTGTGGAGAGGGAAAACggtcgacgccggcggccgagcCCGCAGCTGCTTGGGGAATGGTGACGGATTCGACAGAGGTGCGCCTTTGTAGCAGTGGCAGTGCGGCAGAGACCTCaagcggcgcaccgccgtgcgCATCAACTCCGATCGCAGACGTCACGGCTGAGAAGCATCaggacagcggcgcctcttCCTTTGGGTGCTTGTGCACCCTCGTAGTGGGGGACGCTGGCGTCGGCAAGAGTCGCTGGCTCGCTCGCCATGCCTCCACGGCCCCCcaggcagagcagcagggGCGCATGGACGGTCCCACGTCTTCGGCCGCCGCGACTGGGCCTACAAGGTACATAGAGTGGATTCACGTGGACCAACTGCCGCAGGGTGAGGGCAGCGAGGTGAGCACAGCCACGGTGCTGCACGAGGTGTTTGAACGCGCGCGTCagtcggcgccggcgacggtaGTCATGGATGATTTGCATCTTATCTGCGCCCGCGAGGCGTCCTCTGCCGGGTCTCGTTGGGCGATGTCCCTCATCGCCCATGCCGTGGCTGCTGAGCTGCTCGACTTGCAGAGCCGTTGTCTCGATGTGCGCGTGGTTGCGAGTGCGCCGACACTGGCGAGTCTCGACGCATGTCTAACCGGTGCCACTCTCTTTGGCgggagcgttgtgtcgctgGAGATGCCGAGTGGCGCACAGGAGCGGCTCGTATGTCTCCGGACGTGCCTCTCGGAGCTGcgtcgtggcggtgcagcggcagggcCTGGCGTCAGCGAGGACTGCCTACTGGAGGTGGCagagcgcgcacacggctTCACACAACGCGACTTGCATCGACTCGTCGAGACATCAGTGGTGCGAGCGTTCCAAGCGCGTCAGTCAACCGAGCCAACAGAGGCGGACCTTCGCGCGGCGTCAGCTGCGGTGCATCCTTCGTCGCTCAAGCGCTTCGAGGTGTCGATTCCGAGTGTGACGTGGGCAGACATCGGCGGAAGCGCAGAGGCGAAGCAGACCCTCTGTGATGTGGTGGACTGGTGCCTGGGGAAGCACAGTTGGGTCTTCACCGAGTTCAACTTGACTCCACCAAAGGGTGTGCTCCTCTACGGCCCTCCGGGCTGTAGCAAGACGATGCTAGCCAAGGCGCTGGCGAACGAGAGTCACATGAACTTCATCTCTGTGAAGGGACCGGAGGTGTTCTCGAAGTGGGTGGGCGATAGCgagaaggcggtgcgcgACATCTTCGAGCGTGCCCGTGCGGCGAGCCCGTGCGTCGTGTTCATCGATGAGTTAGATGGCATGTGCGGCCAccgcggtcgcggcggcgtgtcGGATCGCGTCATATCGCAGTTCCTCACCGAGCTGGATGGGCTGCCGGCCGCCTTTgaagaaaagaagaacgCACTCGTGTTTGTGGCGGCGACAAATCGTCCAGATAacgtcgacggcgcggtgctgcgtccCGGACGCATTGACCGTCGCGTCTACGTTGGGCTGCCCACCTTACCAGAGCGGTGCGCCATCACGGACATCCAATTCCAGCACCTGCCAGTGGTGGCGGATCTCACGGCTAGCTACGTGGCAGAGCGGACAGATGGCTACACCGGTGCCGAGGTCGTAGCGGTGGTGAAAGAGGCCGCGTTTCACGCCATCACAGCCAACGCGCATGCGTCTCATGTGACGGTGGCCGACGTCGATGCGGCCCTGCAGAAAGTGCGACCACGCATCAACGCAGCAGATGTGGAGTGGTACAAGCATTGGCCGCACAACAAGAAAATCTCCACCGCGCACATGTGA